The Candidatus Caldatribacterium sp. genomic sequence CATTGAGAAAGTGCTCAGGGAAATTGAGACGGAGGAAGGAGCGAATATAGAAAAGGGAGCTGCTCTACTTGCCCGAAGTATTCGTGAGGGCGGCTTAGTGCATGTATTCGGGAGTGGCCATTCCCATATCTTGGCAGAGGAAGCCTTTTTTCGAGCAGGCGGACTAGCGTGTATCAGTCCGATGCTTGAACCGAGCCTTATGCTCCATAACGGAGCTCTAAAGTCCTCCATGCTGGAGAATTGCGGGGACCTTGCGGAAGCAGTCTTTGAACATTTTCAGCCCAAGCCTCCTGACTCTCTCCTCCTCTTTTCGAATTCTGGTGTGAATCCTGTTGTGCTTCGGGTTGCAGCTCTTGCAAGAGAAAGGGAAGTTCCACTTATTGGCGTGGGAAGCAGAAAGTATATCGAATACCTTATGAAA encodes the following:
- a CDS encoding SIS domain-containing protein — translated: MVEGCGVYLSNIEKVLREIETEEGANIEKGAALLARSIREGGLVHVFGSGHSHILAEEAFFRAGGLACISPMLEPSLMLHNGALKSSMLENCGDLAEAVFEHFQPKPPDSLLLFSNSGVNPVVLRVAALAREREVPLIGVGSRKYIEYLMKEKGCGSIVEYCDVFIDNKGEVGDACVEIEGLGGKMAPTSTVAGAVILHLLLIETVSLLLRDGFMPPVFVSNHLPGGRERNERTVASYRGRVKML